In a genomic window of Magnolia sinica isolate HGM2019 chromosome 16, MsV1, whole genome shotgun sequence:
- the LOC131229281 gene encoding L-type lectin-domain containing receptor kinase IX.1-like — MSFYQRISKQSLNTFIFSLFLFSILLPTTNSIEFKISRFDSGAPDILYEGDAASFNEAIELNRADYTCRVGRATFARPVRLWDSTTRNLSDFTTHFSFTIDTLNSSKYGSGFAFFLAPVGFGIPPNSAGGFLGLFNTTTFYSTSQNRIITVEFDSTPNGEWDPPTEHVGININSIESITYMNWNATSHSGTVANAWISYNASTKKLNVFLSYEKNPMFRANSNLSYDVDLRKVLPEWVTIGFSAATGVYQERHIIHSWEFSSTLSTKDRKRDGKALWVGMLVLSLGALISGVATGWMILRRKRIRTKEGDEEMVNFTSINGDLERGVGPKRFTYQELVSATKNFSNDGKLGQGGFGAVYQGFLSDQGLPVAVKKISRGSKQGKREYITEVKIISRLRHRNLVQLIGWCHDRGEFLLVYEFMPNRSLDYHLFTEKSSLTWAMRYKIALGLGSALLYLHEEWEQCVVHRDIKSSNVMLDSSFNAKLGDFGLARLMDHELGQQTTVPAGTLGYLAPECISTGKASKESDVFSFGVVALEIACGRKALELKDGESMVRLVEWVWELYGDQRLVDAADERLSMHYDTKQMECLMIVGLWCAHPDPGLRPSIKQVMKVLDFEAELPNLPNKLPVAMYHAPSLPLPPPASSSQSSISCSVLSTGR, encoded by the coding sequence atgtCATTTTACCAAAGAATTTCAAAGCAATCTCTAAATaccttcattttctctctctttctattctcaATCCTCCTCCCCACTACAAACTCAATTGAATTCAAGATCTCTCGCTTCGACTCCGGTGCACCAGACATTCTCTACGAAGGTGATGCGGCATCTTTCAATGAAGCCATTGAACTCAACCGGGCCGATTACACATGCCGTGTAGGCCGAGCCACATTTGCTCGGCCGGTGCGCCTTTGGGACTCTACCACCCGAAACCTCTCCGACTTCACCACCCATTTCTCCTTCACCATCGATACCCTTAACTCTTCTAAATACGGCAGTGGGTTTGCCTTCTTCCTTGCTCCTGTTGGTTTTGGAATCCCACCTAACTCTGCAGGTGGATTCCTGGGCCTGTTTAACACCACCACATTCTACTCCACATCCCAGAATCGGATCATCACCGTCGAATTTGATTCTACTCCGAATGGTGAGTGGGACCCACCGACCGAACATGTTGGGATCAACATTAATTCGATCGAATCCATCACATACATGAATTGGAATGCTACCAGTCACAGTGGGACTGTCGCTAATGCTTGGATTAGTTATAATGCTAGTACTAAGAAGTTGAATGTTTTCTTGAGCTACGAAAAGAATCCTATGTTTCGCGCGAATTCTAATCTTTCTTATGATGTCGATTTGAGGAAGGTGTTGCCAGAGTGGGTGACGATCGGGTTCTCAGCAGCGACAGGTGTGTATCAAGAGCGGCATATTATTCATTCATGGGAATTTAGTTCGACGCTATCAACGAAGGATAGAAAGAGAGATGGGAAGGCTTTATGGGTGGGCATGTTGGTCCTTTCTCTGGGTGCGTTGATTAGCGGGGTGGCCACTGGATGGATGATTCTGAGAAGGAAAAGGATTAGAACAAAGGAAGGAGATGAGGAGATGGTGAATTTCACATCTATAAATGGTGATTTAGAGAGAGGAGTTGGACCAAAGCGTTTTACTTACCAAGAACTGGTTTCTGCTACCAAGAACTTTTCAAATGACGGGAAGCTTGGGCAAGGAGGATTTGGGGCTGTCTATCAAGGGTTCTTGAGTGATCAAGGACTGCCAGTGGCCGTCAAGAAAATCTCAAGAGGGTCCAAACAAGGGAAAAGGGAGTATATAACCGAAGTCAAGATCATTAGCCGGTTGCGGCACCGGAATCTGGTGCAACTGATCGGCTGGTGCCACGACCGGGGAGAATTCCTGCTTGTCTATGAGTTCATGCCAAACAGAAGCCTTGATTACCATCTCTTCACCGAGAAGAGCTCTCTCACATGGGCGATGAGATATAAGATCGCTCTCGGGCTAGGCTCGGCATTGCTCTATTTACATGAAGAATGGGAGCAGTGTGTGGTGCACCGTGATATCAAATCAAGCAATGTGATGCTGGATTCAAGCTTCAATGCCAAGCTTGGGGACTTTGGGCTAGCTAGGCTCATGGACCATGAGCTGGGGCAGCAGACAACAGTTCCAGCTGGGACGTTGGGATACTTAGCGCCAGAATGTATTAGCACGGGCAAGGCTAGCAAAGAATCGGATGTATTCAGCTTCGGTGTCGTGGCGTTGGAAATCGCTTGTGGGAGGAAAGCATTGGAGCTCAAGGATGGGGAATCTATGGTGAGGTTGGTGGAGTGGGTTTGGGAGCTTTACGGGGATCAGAGGCTTGTCGATGCCGCCGATGAGAGATTAAGCATGCACTACGACACCAAACAGATGGAGTGTTTGATGATTGTTGGGCTGTGGTGTGCTCATCCGGACCCTGGTTTAAGGCCTTCCATTAAGCAAGTCATGAAAGTTCTTGATTTTGAAGCTGAATTGCCAAATCTTCCTAACAAGCTCCCCGTCGCCATGTACCATGCACCCTCACTGCCGCTTCCTCCACCggcttcttcttcccaatcttccatATCATGTAGTGTTCTATCGACTGGGCGATAG
- the LOC131228589 gene encoding uncharacterized protein LOC131228589 produces MAIPSEFATTVCSHCERDIPAPNISLHYAHCSRNLEKCTICGDMVPKKHAEEHYLETHAPVACSLCSETIQRELLALHKGETCPQRIVTCEYCEFPLPAVDLCMHQDVCGNRTDYCDLCNKYIRRRERNEHDLQLHTSMDSIAESSRDESISEREQDYHRRQPRDLSQKRIWFTIAITGIAVLMGSIFLQRRADNHQQ; encoded by the exons ATGGCGATCCCTTCCGAATTCGCCACCACCGTCTGCAGTCACTG TGAGAGAGATATACCAGCACCAAATATCAGTTTGCATTATGCACACTGCTCCCGCAATCTGGAAAAATGTACAATTTGTGGAGATATGGTTCCAAAAAAGCATGCCGAGGAACATTATTTAGAGACCCATGCTCCG GTAGCTTGTTCACTTTGCAGTGAGACCATACAGCGTGAACTTTTGGCTCTACATAAAGGTGAAACCTGCCCCCAAAGGATTGTTACATGCGAATATTGTGAGTTCCCGCTGCCTGCTGTTGATCTCTGTATGCATCAG GACGTGTGTGGGAATCGGACTGATTATTGTGATCTTTGTAACAAATATATTCGGCGGCGTGAGAGGAATGAACATGACCTACAGCTGCATACTAGCATGGATAGTATTGCAGAGTCTTCCAG GGATGAGAGCATATCTGAGAGAGAACAAGACTATCACAGACGGCAACCTCGTGATTTATCACAGAAACGCATATGGTTCACAATTGCAATAACAGGGATTGCTGTTCTAATGGGTTCGATTTTCCTCCAGAGAAGAGCTGATAACCATCAACAATAA